The DNA region TACTGCTCAAACTCCTGGAAAAATAATCATTAGAGGCGGAAAGTTTGAAATTCATAATTCAACTATTGCTTCATTTAATGTCGGAGACGGAAAAGGCGGATTAATTGATATAAAAACTAATGACAGTATTCATGCTAATAATGGTGTTATAGCTAATTATAGCGCTTATGGAACCGGAGACGCAGGAGATATTAATATTGCCGGTAACGACATTTTATTTGAAAATTTCAGTCAAATATCTTCATCAAGCATGAATACTGGAAATTCTGGAAATATTAAAATTGAAAGCAGCAATTTAACTATATCTTCTGGAACATTTTTAAACAGTTCATGTTTTTCTGAAGAAGGAAAAGGTAATGGAGGAAATATTGAAATCAATTCAAAAGAATCAGTCATACTTACGGGAACAGCTATTGTTAATGGTAACACAAAAACTTCGATAATAAATGCATCTACAATTAATGACGGCAGAGGCGGAGATATAAAAATATCCACAAAATATCTTGAAATAAGCGATAGCGCTGCAATTGGAGCATCTTCTTTAGGAAATGGAGATTCTGGAAACCTTGAAATCAATGTTGAAAATATTAAATTATCATCCAATGCTAAAATTTATGCCCTGACAAGTAAAAAAGGAGATGGAGGTAATATCACGATAAATTCGTCAGACTCTTTTAAAATTTCACAAGGACAAATATATGCTGCAACAACTGGCGATGGTAATGCCGGAGCGATAAGTATTAATTCGCCATCAGTAGATATTAATGATAAAAGTTCAATTTTTATAAAAACTTTAGGCTCTGGCTACGGTGGTTCTATTGAAATAAATTCCAATACCTTCACTATTAGCAATGAAAGTCAAATAAATGCAGACACTACAAATATTGGTAATGGCGGAAATATTACAATAAATTCTGATAATTTGACTATCGGAAAGAATGCGCGAATAAGCGCTAATGCGATGAATGATGGAAATGCTGGAAGTATTACAATAAATTCTGAAAAATTTTCTATGGTTGATGGAGGCCAAATAAATTCAAAATCCAAAGGAAAAGGAAATGGCGGAGATGTAAACATAACTGCAAACCAAAGTATAAACATATATGGTTTTGGCTCTGATGCTTCAGGTATCGATTCTTCCAGTAATGAAGGCGCTATTGGTAAAGGTGGCAGTGTTACATTAAATTCCCCTGAAGTAACTCTTAATGAATTAGGAGTTATTTATACAATTTCCGATCATGGAGGAGATGCAGGAGATATAAAAATTGATACAAATAAATTATCTTTATTAAATGGAGGAGGAATTAGTGTTAGTTCTCTATCTGGCGGTAAATGCGGTAATATTTTTATAAATGCATCAGAATCTACTATTATTTCAGGATGGAATACGGTTCCGTATATTTTTTCAGACGGAACAGAATTTAACAATAATAGTGGAATAACCTCTGATAATGGATCTCCTTATGATTTAGAAGGCGGAATAATTCAGATTATATCCCCGAAAATATTTATGTCTAAAGGGATTATATCAGGTTCTGCTTTTGCTGTTGGTAAAGGCTCTGACATTGAAATTATTACAAATACATTAAATATTGAAGATGGAAGCCAAATTTACAGCACCTCTATGGGGACAGGTGACGGCGGAAATATAACTATAAAAGCATCTGAGTCTATTCTTATTTCAGGATATGATGAGGAAGGTCTCGCAGAAGAAACAGGAGTTGAAGACAGAAGTTTAAATAGCTCGATTGATGTTATGGCATCATCTGAGGGAAGCGCTGGTTTTATTAATATAGAAACGCCTAAATTGGATGTGAAAGAGAATTGTTTTATAAGAGCTGACACTATTTTGCAAGGAAAAGGAGGGAAAATTAATATATTATCTTTGGATATTGATATTGATGGAGGAAATATAACCGCTAATACATCTGGCGCAGGAAAAGGAGGTGATATAGAAATAAAAACAGAGTATTTAAATATTTGCAATGGAGGAACAATATCATCAATATGTTCCGCAATTCCTATAATCGTTGAATATACAGGAATTAATAACACAGAAATCGCTGGGACTGGA from Desulfobacterales bacterium includes:
- a CDS encoding filamentous hemagglutinin N-terminal domain-containing protein — protein: SFGKFNINTGESALFTGPSSIENIIGRITGGSISNIDGLLKSDIFGANLYLLNPYGFIFGENAKLDLTGSFYVTTADYAKFKDGSKYSAKEPSQSLITSSPIESFGFLGDNPGKIQIQNVKTDTTSINMSNGGTYSFKGLNLSEGKTFSIIGGDIEISGSGINAPGGQVNIASIASIGEINIENMKTDNFSSLGNIKISNKSIIDVTAQTPGKIIIRGGKFEIHNSTIASFNVGDGKGGLIDIKTNDSIHANNGVIANYSAYGTGDAGDINIAGNDILFENFSQISSSSMNTGNSGNIKIESSNLTISSGTFLNSSCFSEEGKGNGGNIEINSKESVILTGTAIVNGNTKTSIINASTINDGRGGDIKISTKYLEISDSAAIGASSLGNGDSGNLEINVENIKLSSNAKIYALTSKKGDGGNITINSSDSFKISQGQIYAATTGDGNAGAISINSPSVDINDKSSIFIKTLGSGYGGSIEINSNTFTISNESQINADTTNIGNGGNITINSDNLTIGKNARISANAMNDGNAGSITINSEKFSMVDGGQINSKSKGKGNGGDVNITANQSINIYGFGSDASGIDSSSNEGAIGKGGSVTLNSPEVTLNELGVIYTISDHGGDAGDIKIDTNKLSLLNGGGISVSSLSGGKCGNIFINASESTIISGWNTVPYIFSDGTEFNNNSGITSDNGSPYDLEGGIIQIISPKIFMSKGIISGSAFAVGKGSDIEIITNTLNIEDGSQIYSTSMGTGDGGNITIKASESILISGYDEEGLAEETGVEDRSLNSSIDVMASSEGSAGFINIETPKLDVKENCFIRADTILQGKGGKINILSLDIDIDGGNITANTSGAGKGGDIEIKTEYLNICNGGTISSICSAIPIIVEYTGINNTEIAGTGDAGNIFIEASKSINISGQDKDGYSSYISSMTTGKGHGGNIFINTSDLKFNEGNILCGTVPLNKENGCGDGGKINISVDRLVLESGQINGRSVEGTGNAGDITINANDSISISGKSNTEDDIYSGIRSDTDEDGKGGNIFINTPKLNITNEGVISVRAKGSGNTGTINITASEINLSNNALITAKSDDDGISDSINITADTINISDSEITLATAKAPGGDTNIKCTKRLYLKDSTITTSVAGGKGDGGNITISDPEFVILNESNIIAQANEGSGGDIYIKSDEFLKTPDSIVDASSELGIDGNIKIDSANTDVTGGLFLFNSNYMDISRLLKDPCDDRRRGRISTLTFPGKGGLRPAPTDDIMPVDLFFDMQ